The following proteins are co-located in the Dietzia timorensis genome:
- a CDS encoding LLM class F420-dependent oxidoreductase — protein MTSALRPVRIAAQMAPQHSSYENIRETAAELEAIGVDVIFNWDHFYPLSGEPDGLHFESWTMLAALAEQTSRVQIGALVNCNSYRNANLQADMARTIDHISAKGGEGRFIFGTGAGWFERDYDEYGYEFGTAGSRLNALARDMPIIESRWGKLNPAPTRKIPVLIGGGGEKKTLRIVAQHADIWHSFSDPETLERKLGILAEHGKAVGRDTSEIEISTEVGRREVEEVEQVRALGASLFTVGLSGPDYDVDAVRKWIAWRDEQNAK, from the coding sequence GTGACTTCTGCTTTACGTCCCGTCCGCATCGCCGCGCAGATGGCGCCGCAACATTCGAGCTACGAGAACATCCGCGAGACCGCCGCCGAATTGGAGGCGATCGGTGTTGATGTGATCTTCAACTGGGATCACTTCTATCCGCTGAGCGGCGAGCCAGACGGCCTGCACTTCGAATCGTGGACGATGCTCGCGGCGCTCGCGGAGCAGACCTCCCGTGTGCAGATCGGCGCGCTGGTGAACTGCAACAGCTACCGCAATGCGAACCTGCAGGCCGATATGGCCCGCACCATCGACCACATCAGTGCCAAGGGCGGGGAGGGCCGGTTCATCTTCGGCACCGGCGCCGGCTGGTTCGAGAGGGACTACGACGAGTACGGCTACGAGTTCGGGACGGCCGGTTCGCGGTTGAACGCGCTCGCCCGCGACATGCCGATCATCGAATCGCGTTGGGGGAAGCTCAACCCGGCGCCGACTCGGAAGATTCCCGTGCTCATCGGCGGTGGCGGGGAGAAGAAGACGCTGCGGATCGTGGCTCAGCATGCCGACATCTGGCACAGCTTCTCCGACCCCGAAACGCTCGAGCGCAAGCTCGGAATCCTTGCCGAGCACGGCAAGGCCGTCGGGCGCGACACCTCCGAGATCGAGATCTCCACCGAGGTCGGAAGGCGCGAGGTGGAAGAGGTCGAGCAGGTCCGCGCGCTCGGCGCGTCGCTGTTTACGGTCGGGCTTTCGGGGCCGGATTATGACGTCGACGCGGTACGCAAATGGATCGCCTGGAGGGACGAGCAGAACGCGAAGTAG
- a CDS encoding VOC family protein: MAISLENVGIAVRDLDATIAFFTDLGLTVIGRDTVSGEWADTAVGLDGNHARIAMLQTPDGNGRLELFEYIHPDAIDTEPTLPNEIGMHRVAFKVDDIDAALAIAAKHDCHPLRGVANYNDVFKLSYLRGPSGIIVMLAQELRG; this comes from the coding sequence ATGGCCATATCCTTGGAGAACGTCGGCATTGCGGTCCGCGACCTTGACGCCACTATCGCCTTTTTCACCGACCTCGGTCTCACTGTGATCGGCCGCGACACAGTTAGCGGCGAGTGGGCTGACACGGCCGTGGGTCTCGACGGAAACCACGCGAGAATTGCAATGCTGCAGACACCCGACGGCAACGGCCGGCTGGAGCTGTTCGAATACATCCACCCCGACGCCATCGATACCGAGCCCACTCTTCCCAACGAGATCGGCATGCATCGCGTCGCATTCAAGGTCGACGACATCGACGCCGCCCTCGCCATAGCCGCGAAGCACGACTGCCACCCCCTACGCGGGGTCGCCAACTATAACGACGTGTTCAAGCTCTCCTACCTACGCGGACCGAGCGGGATTATCGTCATGCTCGCTCAGGAGCTCCGCGGCTGA
- a CDS encoding alkaline phosphatase family protein: MPAHHLDLATQGGLADILPAVAASYGIGGDDSATAPFSLTPNRDVVVLLIDGLGATLLEQHRELAPTLHSRIAHTIAAGFPATTATSLSTLAIGAPCGAHGIIGYSFGLPEQGSGRRLFNSLRWRFDSARGEDARADLPPREAQRRTSRLEQLAGAGIEVHYVAPGYQEHSGLTRASFRAGGTFHDASTIDEVRNGVLEVAALPGTQRHFVYAYYPDLDAAGHIFGPGSPEWKGELIKVDTLVGDLLSALPSTTTLLVTGDHGMIAAGHAVNLDAEKELASGVILVAGEARVRHVYTESPAATEDVRERWAETLGEHAHVVTKEQALDEQWFGPTPPSADIERRIGDVLAVAEGTSVLLRPAGEPDESTMVGHHGAWTADEQLVPLIAGEGAVRQ; encoded by the coding sequence ATGCCGGCGCACCACCTTGATCTGGCCACCCAGGGCGGTCTGGCCGACATTCTCCCCGCCGTCGCCGCCTCATACGGGATCGGCGGGGACGACTCTGCCACAGCCCCGTTCTCGCTCACCCCGAATCGTGACGTCGTGGTGCTGCTCATCGACGGTCTCGGAGCCACTCTCCTCGAGCAGCATCGCGAACTCGCGCCCACCCTGCACTCCCGCATCGCCCACACCATCGCCGCAGGATTTCCCGCCACCACTGCGACCTCGTTGTCGACGCTCGCGATCGGGGCTCCATGCGGTGCCCACGGCATCATCGGCTACAGCTTCGGGCTACCGGAGCAAGGGAGCGGCAGGAGGCTGTTCAACTCGCTGCGCTGGCGCTTCGACTCCGCGCGCGGCGAGGACGCCCGCGCCGATCTACCTCCCCGCGAGGCTCAACGACGTACCAGTCGCCTGGAACAACTCGCAGGAGCGGGCATCGAGGTGCACTATGTCGCGCCCGGCTACCAGGAGCATTCGGGTCTCACTCGCGCCTCGTTCCGCGCAGGCGGCACGTTCCACGACGCCTCTACAATTGACGAGGTTCGGAACGGCGTGCTCGAGGTCGCGGCGCTCCCGGGAACCCAGCGCCACTTCGTCTACGCCTACTACCCCGACCTCGATGCAGCCGGGCATATCTTCGGCCCCGGGTCACCGGAGTGGAAGGGCGAACTCATCAAGGTCGACACGCTCGTCGGGGACCTGCTGTCTGCACTGCCATCGACGACGACACTGCTCGTCACCGGCGACCACGGGATGATCGCGGCAGGACACGCGGTGAATCTCGACGCGGAGAAGGAGCTGGCGTCCGGCGTCATACTCGTGGCAGGGGAAGCGCGGGTGCGGCACGTCTACACCGAATCGCCTGCCGCGACGGAGGATGTGCGCGAGCGGTGGGCCGAGACGCTGGGCGAGCATGCCCATGTCGTGACGAAGGAGCAGGCGCTCGACGAACAGTGGTTCGGGCCGACACCGCCGAGCGCGGACATCGAGCGGCGGATCGGGGACGTGCTCGCGGTGGCCGAGGGGACGAGCGTGCTGCTGCGCCCCGCGGGCGAGCCCGACGAATCGACGATGGTCGGCCACCACGGGGCGTGGACCGCGGACGAGCAATTGGTTCCGCTCATCGCCGGGGAAGGGGCGGTTCGACAATGA